In Ascaphus truei isolate aAscTru1 chromosome 12, aAscTru1.hap1, whole genome shotgun sequence, the following are encoded in one genomic region:
- the ANO5 gene encoding anoctamin-5 isoform X2 — translation MMNPFGQREQETLIEMSATTDDDISILTDFRSPDSAGEDSNGPFYENNSNPDSELPSNSEGLSNTESTFLISNHQRIDKYHQSKDSVFFRDGIRRIDFVLSYIDEANKEADKKAERRKEFELHLQNAGLELETEDKKESENGKTYFVKLHAPWEVVSTYAEVLNIKVPIKENDMALPMENPLDCVLKPFKLPDHVMHPEPDFFTAPFSKQKQELFLINDMNNVFSPSTRNRIVYYILSRCPYGTEEGKKKFGIKRLLNNGTYTAAFPLHDCQYWKKAKDENCESERFTLYMQWAKFSRFFKEQPLDLIRKYYGEKIGVYFAWLGFYTEMLFFAAIVGFICFLYGLITMDESTSSKEICDPEIGGQIIMCPLCDQRCEFWRLNSTCEPSQYSHLFDNVATLFFAIFMGIWVTLFLEFWKRRQARLEYEWDLVDFEEEQQQLQLRPEYEAKCTQKKRNPVTQELELVAKRSALNILGKLFLCWMSIFFWEMEPYLPVTSKAARFCFSGATVLFWISLIIASMIAVIVYRLAVYAAFASVMENNHSLQPISGLLTPQLATSVTASCLNFIIIMILNFLYERVAIWITDMEIPRTHLEYENRLTMKMFLFQFVNYYSSCFYVAFFKGKFAGYPGEYTYLFSQWRNEECDPAGCLIELTTQLTIVMAGKQIWGNIQEALVPWVRNWWGRRKARNNPENLYSRWEQDYDMQIFGPLGLFYEYLEMVVQFGFITLFVASFPLAPLLALMNNILEIRVDSWKLTTQFRRPVAAKAHSIGVWQEILNGMAVLSVVTNAFIVAFTSDMIPRLVFYYAYSQNESSPMSGYINSSLSVFDVADFKPNNMPLENQMNITTCRYRDYRYPPNHERRYSHTMQFWHILAAKMAFIIIMEHVVFLVKYFVAWMIPDVPSEVKARIKREKYLTQKILHEYELLKLKEKLFEKNNCGEVEKQVMATEGKVQLSEAM, via the exons ATAGATAAATACCATCAAAGTAAAGATTCGGTTTTCTTCAGGGATGGCATCCGGAGAATAGATTTCGTGCTTTCTTACATCGATGAAGCCAATAAAGAAGCGGACAAAAAAGCG gaaagaagaaaagaatttgAATTACATTTGCAGAACGCTGGACTGGAACTCGAGACGGAAGACAAAAAG GAATCTGAAAATGGGAAAACGTATTTTGTTAAACTCCACGCCCCGTGGGAGGTGGTCTCCACCTACGCCGAAGTGCTCAACATCAAGGTGCCCATCAAGGAGAACGATATGGCTCTCCCAATGGAGAACCCGTTGGACTGTGTGCTGAAACCCTTCAAGCTCCCAGACCATGTCATGCACCCCGAGCCGGACTTCTTCACTGCCCCGTTCAGCAAGCAAAAACAAGAGCTTTTCCTCATCAATGATATGAACAACGTCTTCTCTCCGTCCACGCGAAACAGGATT GTGTATTATATTCTCTCCCGCTGTCCCTATGGAACCGAAGAAGGGAAGAAAAAGTTTGGAATCAAGAGACTTCTAAACAATGGAACGTACACTGCTGCTTTCCCACTTCATGAT TGCCAGTATTGGAAGAAAGCCAAGGATGAGAACTGTGAAAGTGAGAGGTTCACATTGTATATGCAGTGGGCCAAGTTCTCCCGGTTTTTCAAGGAGCAGCCACTGGATCTGATTAG gaaatactATGGCGAGAAGATTGGAGTTTATTTTGCTTGGCTGGGTTTCTATACGGAAATGTTGTTCTTTGCTGCCATCGTTGGCTTCATATGTTTCCTTTACGGCTTGATAACAATGGATGAAAGCACCAGTAG CAAAGAGATCTGCGATCCGGAAATCGGGGGACAGATCATCATGTGCCCTCTGTGTGATCAACGATGTGAATTCTGGAGGCTCAACTCCACGTGTGAACCATCACAG TATTCACACTTGTTTGACAACGTGGCCACATTGTTTTTTGCAATTTTCATGGGAATATGGG TAACCCTGTTCTTGGAGTTTTGGAAGCGGAGACAAGCCAGGTTGGAATATGAGTGGGACTTAGTTGATTTTgaagaggagcagcagcagctccAGCTTAGACCAGAATATGAAGCCAAATGTACTCAGAAAAAGAGGAATCCTGTAACCCAG GAACTAGAACTGGTTGCAAAACGAAGCGCATTAAATATCCTTGGGAAACTATTCTTGTGCTGGATGTCGATTTTCTTCTGG GAGATGGAACCTTATTTGCCTGTAACTAGCAAAGCAGCACGGTTCTGCTTCTCGGGAGCTACAGTGTTATTCTGG ATTTCCCTAATCATAGCCAGTATGATCGCGGTCATAGTATATCGTCTGGCAGTGTATGCGGCGTTCGCCAGCGTTATGGAAAATAATCACAGCCTGCAGCCCATCAGTGGCTTGTTAACTCCACAGCTGGCAACATCAGTCACAGCCTCCTGTCTGAacttcatcatcatcatgattCTGAACTTCTTATACGAACGAGTAGCCATCTGGATTACTGACATGG AAATCCCGAGAACTCACCTGGAATACGAGAACCGGCTCACCATGAAAATGTTCCTTTTTCAGTTTGTCAATTATTACTCCTCTTGTTTCTACGTGGCATTCTTCAAGGGCAAGTTTGCTGGCTATCCTGGAGAATACACCTACCTGTTTAGTCAGTGGAGAAATGAAGAG TGTGATCCAGCAGGATGTCTTATAGAATTGACCACACAGCTCACAATCGTTATGGCCGGCAAACAGATCTGGGGCAATATTCAAGAAGCACTTGTTCC ATGGGTAAGGAATTGGTGGGGGCGGAGGAAAGCCCGAAATAACCCGGAAAACTTGTACAGCCGATGGGAGCAGGACTATGACATGCAGATATTCGGCCCACTGGGGCTCTTCTATGAGTATCTTGAAATGG TTGTTCAGTTTGGATTCATTACATTATTTGTGGCCTCTTTCCCGCTGGCTCCTCTTCTTGCTCTTATGAACAACATCCTGGAGATTAGAGTGGACTCGTGGAAGCTGACCACACAGTTCAGGAGGCCAGTGGCTGCTAAAGCCCATAGCATAGGAGTGTGGCAAGAAATTTTGAATGGAATGGCCGTTCTGTCCGTAGTGACaaat GCTTTTATTGTCGCCTTCACGTCAGACATGATCCCGCGCTTGGTTTTTTACTACGCCTACTCTCAAAACGAGAGCTCTCCCATGTCCGGGTATATAAACAGCAGCCTTTCGGTTTTTGACGTCGCAGATTTTAAACCCAATAACATGCCACTTGAAAATCAAATGAACATTACCACATGCAG GTACCGAGACTACAGATATCCACCAAACCACGAGAGGAGGTATTCACACACCATGCAGTTCTGGCACATACTCGCTGCAAAAATGGCCTTTATCATTATTATGGAG CACGTGGTGTTCCTCGTCAAGTACTTTGTGGCCTGGATGATTCCCGACGTCCCGTCGGAGGTGAAGGCGCGGATCAAACGGGAAAAGTACCTGACCCAAAAAATCCTTCACGAGTATGAGCTGCTCAAGCTGAAAGAGAAGCTGTTCGAAAAAAACAACTGCGGGGAAGTGGAGAAGCAAGTTATGGCCACGGAAGGAAAAGTTCAGCTCTCCGAAGCGATGTAG
- the ANO5 gene encoding anoctamin-5 isoform X1: MMNPFGQREQETLIEMSATTDDDISILTDFRSPDSAGEDSNGPFYENNSNPDSELPSNSEGLSNTESTFLISNHQRKYRKMGLFLKSRLRIDKYHQSKDSVFFRDGIRRIDFVLSYIDEANKEADKKAERRKEFELHLQNAGLELETEDKKESENGKTYFVKLHAPWEVVSTYAEVLNIKVPIKENDMALPMENPLDCVLKPFKLPDHVMHPEPDFFTAPFSKQKQELFLINDMNNVFSPSTRNRIVYYILSRCPYGTEEGKKKFGIKRLLNNGTYTAAFPLHDCQYWKKAKDENCESERFTLYMQWAKFSRFFKEQPLDLIRKYYGEKIGVYFAWLGFYTEMLFFAAIVGFICFLYGLITMDESTSSKEICDPEIGGQIIMCPLCDQRCEFWRLNSTCEPSQYSHLFDNVATLFFAIFMGIWVTLFLEFWKRRQARLEYEWDLVDFEEEQQQLQLRPEYEAKCTQKKRNPVTQELELVAKRSALNILGKLFLCWMSIFFWEMEPYLPVTSKAARFCFSGATVLFWISLIIASMIAVIVYRLAVYAAFASVMENNHSLQPISGLLTPQLATSVTASCLNFIIIMILNFLYERVAIWITDMEIPRTHLEYENRLTMKMFLFQFVNYYSSCFYVAFFKGKFAGYPGEYTYLFSQWRNEECDPAGCLIELTTQLTIVMAGKQIWGNIQEALVPWVRNWWGRRKARNNPENLYSRWEQDYDMQIFGPLGLFYEYLEMVVQFGFITLFVASFPLAPLLALMNNILEIRVDSWKLTTQFRRPVAAKAHSIGVWQEILNGMAVLSVVTNAFIVAFTSDMIPRLVFYYAYSQNESSPMSGYINSSLSVFDVADFKPNNMPLENQMNITTCRYRDYRYPPNHERRYSHTMQFWHILAAKMAFIIIMEHVVFLVKYFVAWMIPDVPSEVKARIKREKYLTQKILHEYELLKLKEKLFEKNNCGEVEKQVMATEGKVQLSEAM; this comes from the exons ATAGATAAATACCATCAAAGTAAAGATTCGGTTTTCTTCAGGGATGGCATCCGGAGAATAGATTTCGTGCTTTCTTACATCGATGAAGCCAATAAAGAAGCGGACAAAAAAGCG gaaagaagaaaagaatttgAATTACATTTGCAGAACGCTGGACTGGAACTCGAGACGGAAGACAAAAAG GAATCTGAAAATGGGAAAACGTATTTTGTTAAACTCCACGCCCCGTGGGAGGTGGTCTCCACCTACGCCGAAGTGCTCAACATCAAGGTGCCCATCAAGGAGAACGATATGGCTCTCCCAATGGAGAACCCGTTGGACTGTGTGCTGAAACCCTTCAAGCTCCCAGACCATGTCATGCACCCCGAGCCGGACTTCTTCACTGCCCCGTTCAGCAAGCAAAAACAAGAGCTTTTCCTCATCAATGATATGAACAACGTCTTCTCTCCGTCCACGCGAAACAGGATT GTGTATTATATTCTCTCCCGCTGTCCCTATGGAACCGAAGAAGGGAAGAAAAAGTTTGGAATCAAGAGACTTCTAAACAATGGAACGTACACTGCTGCTTTCCCACTTCATGAT TGCCAGTATTGGAAGAAAGCCAAGGATGAGAACTGTGAAAGTGAGAGGTTCACATTGTATATGCAGTGGGCCAAGTTCTCCCGGTTTTTCAAGGAGCAGCCACTGGATCTGATTAG gaaatactATGGCGAGAAGATTGGAGTTTATTTTGCTTGGCTGGGTTTCTATACGGAAATGTTGTTCTTTGCTGCCATCGTTGGCTTCATATGTTTCCTTTACGGCTTGATAACAATGGATGAAAGCACCAGTAG CAAAGAGATCTGCGATCCGGAAATCGGGGGACAGATCATCATGTGCCCTCTGTGTGATCAACGATGTGAATTCTGGAGGCTCAACTCCACGTGTGAACCATCACAG TATTCACACTTGTTTGACAACGTGGCCACATTGTTTTTTGCAATTTTCATGGGAATATGGG TAACCCTGTTCTTGGAGTTTTGGAAGCGGAGACAAGCCAGGTTGGAATATGAGTGGGACTTAGTTGATTTTgaagaggagcagcagcagctccAGCTTAGACCAGAATATGAAGCCAAATGTACTCAGAAAAAGAGGAATCCTGTAACCCAG GAACTAGAACTGGTTGCAAAACGAAGCGCATTAAATATCCTTGGGAAACTATTCTTGTGCTGGATGTCGATTTTCTTCTGG GAGATGGAACCTTATTTGCCTGTAACTAGCAAAGCAGCACGGTTCTGCTTCTCGGGAGCTACAGTGTTATTCTGG ATTTCCCTAATCATAGCCAGTATGATCGCGGTCATAGTATATCGTCTGGCAGTGTATGCGGCGTTCGCCAGCGTTATGGAAAATAATCACAGCCTGCAGCCCATCAGTGGCTTGTTAACTCCACAGCTGGCAACATCAGTCACAGCCTCCTGTCTGAacttcatcatcatcatgattCTGAACTTCTTATACGAACGAGTAGCCATCTGGATTACTGACATGG AAATCCCGAGAACTCACCTGGAATACGAGAACCGGCTCACCATGAAAATGTTCCTTTTTCAGTTTGTCAATTATTACTCCTCTTGTTTCTACGTGGCATTCTTCAAGGGCAAGTTTGCTGGCTATCCTGGAGAATACACCTACCTGTTTAGTCAGTGGAGAAATGAAGAG TGTGATCCAGCAGGATGTCTTATAGAATTGACCACACAGCTCACAATCGTTATGGCCGGCAAACAGATCTGGGGCAATATTCAAGAAGCACTTGTTCC ATGGGTAAGGAATTGGTGGGGGCGGAGGAAAGCCCGAAATAACCCGGAAAACTTGTACAGCCGATGGGAGCAGGACTATGACATGCAGATATTCGGCCCACTGGGGCTCTTCTATGAGTATCTTGAAATGG TTGTTCAGTTTGGATTCATTACATTATTTGTGGCCTCTTTCCCGCTGGCTCCTCTTCTTGCTCTTATGAACAACATCCTGGAGATTAGAGTGGACTCGTGGAAGCTGACCACACAGTTCAGGAGGCCAGTGGCTGCTAAAGCCCATAGCATAGGAGTGTGGCAAGAAATTTTGAATGGAATGGCCGTTCTGTCCGTAGTGACaaat GCTTTTATTGTCGCCTTCACGTCAGACATGATCCCGCGCTTGGTTTTTTACTACGCCTACTCTCAAAACGAGAGCTCTCCCATGTCCGGGTATATAAACAGCAGCCTTTCGGTTTTTGACGTCGCAGATTTTAAACCCAATAACATGCCACTTGAAAATCAAATGAACATTACCACATGCAG GTACCGAGACTACAGATATCCACCAAACCACGAGAGGAGGTATTCACACACCATGCAGTTCTGGCACATACTCGCTGCAAAAATGGCCTTTATCATTATTATGGAG CACGTGGTGTTCCTCGTCAAGTACTTTGTGGCCTGGATGATTCCCGACGTCCCGTCGGAGGTGAAGGCGCGGATCAAACGGGAAAAGTACCTGACCCAAAAAATCCTTCACGAGTATGAGCTGCTCAAGCTGAAAGAGAAGCTGTTCGAAAAAAACAACTGCGGGGAAGTGGAGAAGCAAGTTATGGCCACGGAAGGAAAAGTTCAGCTCTCCGAAGCGATGTAG
- the ANO5 gene encoding anoctamin-5 isoform X8: MMNPFGQREQETLIEMSATTDGEDSNGPFYENNSNPDSELPSNSEKYRKMGLFLKSRLRIDKYHQSKDSVFFRDGIRRIDFVLSYIDEANKEADKKAERRKEFELHLQNAGLELETEDKKESENGKTYFVKLHAPWEVVSTYAEVLNIKVPIKENDMALPMENPLDCVLKPFKLPDHVMHPEPDFFTAPFSKQKQELFLINDMNNVFSPSTRNRIVYYILSRCPYGTEEGKKKFGIKRLLNNGTYTAAFPLHDCQYWKKAKDENCESERFTLYMQWAKFSRFFKEQPLDLIRKYYGEKIGVYFAWLGFYTEMLFFAAIVGFICFLYGLITMDESTSSKEICDPEIGGQIIMCPLCDQRCEFWRLNSTCEPSQYSHLFDNVATLFFAIFMGIWVTLFLEFWKRRQARLEYEWDLVDFEEEQQQLQLRPEYEAKCTQKKRNPVTQELELVAKRSALNILGKLFLCWMSIFFWEMEPYLPVTSKAARFCFSGATVLFWISLIIASMIAVIVYRLAVYAAFASVMENNHSLQPISGLLTPQLATSVTASCLNFIIIMILNFLYERVAIWITDMEIPRTHLEYENRLTMKMFLFQFVNYYSSCFYVAFFKGKFAGYPGEYTYLFSQWRNEECDPAGCLIELTTQLTIVMAGKQIWGNIQEALVPWVRNWWGRRKARNNPENLYSRWEQDYDMQIFGPLGLFYEYLEMVVQFGFITLFVASFPLAPLLALMNNILEIRVDSWKLTTQFRRPVAAKAHSIGVWQEILNGMAVLSVVTNAFIVAFTSDMIPRLVFYYAYSQNESSPMSGYINSSLSVFDVADFKPNNMPLENQMNITTCRYRDYRYPPNHERRYSHTMQFWHILAAKMAFIIIMEHVVFLVKYFVAWMIPDVPSEVKARIKREKYLTQKILHEYELLKLKEKLFEKNNCGEVEKQVMATEGKVQLSEAM; the protein is encoded by the exons ATAGATAAATACCATCAAAGTAAAGATTCGGTTTTCTTCAGGGATGGCATCCGGAGAATAGATTTCGTGCTTTCTTACATCGATGAAGCCAATAAAGAAGCGGACAAAAAAGCG gaaagaagaaaagaatttgAATTACATTTGCAGAACGCTGGACTGGAACTCGAGACGGAAGACAAAAAG GAATCTGAAAATGGGAAAACGTATTTTGTTAAACTCCACGCCCCGTGGGAGGTGGTCTCCACCTACGCCGAAGTGCTCAACATCAAGGTGCCCATCAAGGAGAACGATATGGCTCTCCCAATGGAGAACCCGTTGGACTGTGTGCTGAAACCCTTCAAGCTCCCAGACCATGTCATGCACCCCGAGCCGGACTTCTTCACTGCCCCGTTCAGCAAGCAAAAACAAGAGCTTTTCCTCATCAATGATATGAACAACGTCTTCTCTCCGTCCACGCGAAACAGGATT GTGTATTATATTCTCTCCCGCTGTCCCTATGGAACCGAAGAAGGGAAGAAAAAGTTTGGAATCAAGAGACTTCTAAACAATGGAACGTACACTGCTGCTTTCCCACTTCATGAT TGCCAGTATTGGAAGAAAGCCAAGGATGAGAACTGTGAAAGTGAGAGGTTCACATTGTATATGCAGTGGGCCAAGTTCTCCCGGTTTTTCAAGGAGCAGCCACTGGATCTGATTAG gaaatactATGGCGAGAAGATTGGAGTTTATTTTGCTTGGCTGGGTTTCTATACGGAAATGTTGTTCTTTGCTGCCATCGTTGGCTTCATATGTTTCCTTTACGGCTTGATAACAATGGATGAAAGCACCAGTAG CAAAGAGATCTGCGATCCGGAAATCGGGGGACAGATCATCATGTGCCCTCTGTGTGATCAACGATGTGAATTCTGGAGGCTCAACTCCACGTGTGAACCATCACAG TATTCACACTTGTTTGACAACGTGGCCACATTGTTTTTTGCAATTTTCATGGGAATATGGG TAACCCTGTTCTTGGAGTTTTGGAAGCGGAGACAAGCCAGGTTGGAATATGAGTGGGACTTAGTTGATTTTgaagaggagcagcagcagctccAGCTTAGACCAGAATATGAAGCCAAATGTACTCAGAAAAAGAGGAATCCTGTAACCCAG GAACTAGAACTGGTTGCAAAACGAAGCGCATTAAATATCCTTGGGAAACTATTCTTGTGCTGGATGTCGATTTTCTTCTGG GAGATGGAACCTTATTTGCCTGTAACTAGCAAAGCAGCACGGTTCTGCTTCTCGGGAGCTACAGTGTTATTCTGG ATTTCCCTAATCATAGCCAGTATGATCGCGGTCATAGTATATCGTCTGGCAGTGTATGCGGCGTTCGCCAGCGTTATGGAAAATAATCACAGCCTGCAGCCCATCAGTGGCTTGTTAACTCCACAGCTGGCAACATCAGTCACAGCCTCCTGTCTGAacttcatcatcatcatgattCTGAACTTCTTATACGAACGAGTAGCCATCTGGATTACTGACATGG AAATCCCGAGAACTCACCTGGAATACGAGAACCGGCTCACCATGAAAATGTTCCTTTTTCAGTTTGTCAATTATTACTCCTCTTGTTTCTACGTGGCATTCTTCAAGGGCAAGTTTGCTGGCTATCCTGGAGAATACACCTACCTGTTTAGTCAGTGGAGAAATGAAGAG TGTGATCCAGCAGGATGTCTTATAGAATTGACCACACAGCTCACAATCGTTATGGCCGGCAAACAGATCTGGGGCAATATTCAAGAAGCACTTGTTCC ATGGGTAAGGAATTGGTGGGGGCGGAGGAAAGCCCGAAATAACCCGGAAAACTTGTACAGCCGATGGGAGCAGGACTATGACATGCAGATATTCGGCCCACTGGGGCTCTTCTATGAGTATCTTGAAATGG TTGTTCAGTTTGGATTCATTACATTATTTGTGGCCTCTTTCCCGCTGGCTCCTCTTCTTGCTCTTATGAACAACATCCTGGAGATTAGAGTGGACTCGTGGAAGCTGACCACACAGTTCAGGAGGCCAGTGGCTGCTAAAGCCCATAGCATAGGAGTGTGGCAAGAAATTTTGAATGGAATGGCCGTTCTGTCCGTAGTGACaaat GCTTTTATTGTCGCCTTCACGTCAGACATGATCCCGCGCTTGGTTTTTTACTACGCCTACTCTCAAAACGAGAGCTCTCCCATGTCCGGGTATATAAACAGCAGCCTTTCGGTTTTTGACGTCGCAGATTTTAAACCCAATAACATGCCACTTGAAAATCAAATGAACATTACCACATGCAG GTACCGAGACTACAGATATCCACCAAACCACGAGAGGAGGTATTCACACACCATGCAGTTCTGGCACATACTCGCTGCAAAAATGGCCTTTATCATTATTATGGAG CACGTGGTGTTCCTCGTCAAGTACTTTGTGGCCTGGATGATTCCCGACGTCCCGTCGGAGGTGAAGGCGCGGATCAAACGGGAAAAGTACCTGACCCAAAAAATCCTTCACGAGTATGAGCTGCTCAAGCTGAAAGAGAAGCTGTTCGAAAAAAACAACTGCGGGGAAGTGGAGAAGCAAGTTATGGCCACGGAAGGAAAAGTTCAGCTCTCCGAAGCGATGTAG
- the ANO5 gene encoding anoctamin-5 isoform X5, with the protein MMNPFGQREQETLIEMSATTDDDISILTDFRSPDSAGEDSNGPFYENNSNPDSELPSNSEGLSNTESTFLISNHQRKYRKMGLFLKSRLRIDKYHQSKDSVFFRDGIRRIDFVLSYIDEANKEADKKAERRKEFELHLQNAGLELETEDKKESENGKTYFVKLHAPWEVVSTYAEVLNIKVPIKENDMALPMENPLDCVLKPFKLPDHVMHPEPDFFTAPFSKQKQELFLINDMNNVFSPSTRNRIVYYILSRCPYGTEEGKKKFGIKRLLNNGTYTAAFPLHDCQYWKKAKDENCESERFTLYMQWAKFSRFFKEQPLDLIRKYYGEKIGVYFAWLGFYTEMLFFAAIVGFICFLYGLITMDESTSSKEICDPEIGGQIIMCPLCDQRCEFWRLNSTCEPSQYSHLFDNVATLFFAIFMGIWVTLFLEFWKRRQARLEYEWDLVDFEEEQQQLQLRPEYEAKCTQKKRNPVTQELELVAKRSALNILGKLFLCWMSIFFWISLIIASMIAVIVYRLAVYAAFASVMENNHSLQPISGLLTPQLATSVTASCLNFIIIMILNFLYERVAIWITDMEIPRTHLEYENRLTMKMFLFQFVNYYSSCFYVAFFKGKFAGYPGEYTYLFSQWRNEECDPAGCLIELTTQLTIVMAGKQIWGNIQEALVPWVRNWWGRRKARNNPENLYSRWEQDYDMQIFGPLGLFYEYLEMVVQFGFITLFVASFPLAPLLALMNNILEIRVDSWKLTTQFRRPVAAKAHSIGVWQEILNGMAVLSVVTNAFIVAFTSDMIPRLVFYYAYSQNESSPMSGYINSSLSVFDVADFKPNNMPLENQMNITTCRYRDYRYPPNHERRYSHTMQFWHILAAKMAFIIIMEHVVFLVKYFVAWMIPDVPSEVKARIKREKYLTQKILHEYELLKLKEKLFEKNNCGEVEKQVMATEGKVQLSEAM; encoded by the exons ATAGATAAATACCATCAAAGTAAAGATTCGGTTTTCTTCAGGGATGGCATCCGGAGAATAGATTTCGTGCTTTCTTACATCGATGAAGCCAATAAAGAAGCGGACAAAAAAGCG gaaagaagaaaagaatttgAATTACATTTGCAGAACGCTGGACTGGAACTCGAGACGGAAGACAAAAAG GAATCTGAAAATGGGAAAACGTATTTTGTTAAACTCCACGCCCCGTGGGAGGTGGTCTCCACCTACGCCGAAGTGCTCAACATCAAGGTGCCCATCAAGGAGAACGATATGGCTCTCCCAATGGAGAACCCGTTGGACTGTGTGCTGAAACCCTTCAAGCTCCCAGACCATGTCATGCACCCCGAGCCGGACTTCTTCACTGCCCCGTTCAGCAAGCAAAAACAAGAGCTTTTCCTCATCAATGATATGAACAACGTCTTCTCTCCGTCCACGCGAAACAGGATT GTGTATTATATTCTCTCCCGCTGTCCCTATGGAACCGAAGAAGGGAAGAAAAAGTTTGGAATCAAGAGACTTCTAAACAATGGAACGTACACTGCTGCTTTCCCACTTCATGAT TGCCAGTATTGGAAGAAAGCCAAGGATGAGAACTGTGAAAGTGAGAGGTTCACATTGTATATGCAGTGGGCCAAGTTCTCCCGGTTTTTCAAGGAGCAGCCACTGGATCTGATTAG gaaatactATGGCGAGAAGATTGGAGTTTATTTTGCTTGGCTGGGTTTCTATACGGAAATGTTGTTCTTTGCTGCCATCGTTGGCTTCATATGTTTCCTTTACGGCTTGATAACAATGGATGAAAGCACCAGTAG CAAAGAGATCTGCGATCCGGAAATCGGGGGACAGATCATCATGTGCCCTCTGTGTGATCAACGATGTGAATTCTGGAGGCTCAACTCCACGTGTGAACCATCACAG TATTCACACTTGTTTGACAACGTGGCCACATTGTTTTTTGCAATTTTCATGGGAATATGGG TAACCCTGTTCTTGGAGTTTTGGAAGCGGAGACAAGCCAGGTTGGAATATGAGTGGGACTTAGTTGATTTTgaagaggagcagcagcagctccAGCTTAGACCAGAATATGAAGCCAAATGTACTCAGAAAAAGAGGAATCCTGTAACCCAG GAACTAGAACTGGTTGCAAAACGAAGCGCATTAAATATCCTTGGGAAACTATTCTTGTGCTGGATGTCGATTTTCTTCTGG ATTTCCCTAATCATAGCCAGTATGATCGCGGTCATAGTATATCGTCTGGCAGTGTATGCGGCGTTCGCCAGCGTTATGGAAAATAATCACAGCCTGCAGCCCATCAGTGGCTTGTTAACTCCACAGCTGGCAACATCAGTCACAGCCTCCTGTCTGAacttcatcatcatcatgattCTGAACTTCTTATACGAACGAGTAGCCATCTGGATTACTGACATGG AAATCCCGAGAACTCACCTGGAATACGAGAACCGGCTCACCATGAAAATGTTCCTTTTTCAGTTTGTCAATTATTACTCCTCTTGTTTCTACGTGGCATTCTTCAAGGGCAAGTTTGCTGGCTATCCTGGAGAATACACCTACCTGTTTAGTCAGTGGAGAAATGAAGAG TGTGATCCAGCAGGATGTCTTATAGAATTGACCACACAGCTCACAATCGTTATGGCCGGCAAACAGATCTGGGGCAATATTCAAGAAGCACTTGTTCC ATGGGTAAGGAATTGGTGGGGGCGGAGGAAAGCCCGAAATAACCCGGAAAACTTGTACAGCCGATGGGAGCAGGACTATGACATGCAGATATTCGGCCCACTGGGGCTCTTCTATGAGTATCTTGAAATGG TTGTTCAGTTTGGATTCATTACATTATTTGTGGCCTCTTTCCCGCTGGCTCCTCTTCTTGCTCTTATGAACAACATCCTGGAGATTAGAGTGGACTCGTGGAAGCTGACCACACAGTTCAGGAGGCCAGTGGCTGCTAAAGCCCATAGCATAGGAGTGTGGCAAGAAATTTTGAATGGAATGGCCGTTCTGTCCGTAGTGACaaat GCTTTTATTGTCGCCTTCACGTCAGACATGATCCCGCGCTTGGTTTTTTACTACGCCTACTCTCAAAACGAGAGCTCTCCCATGTCCGGGTATATAAACAGCAGCCTTTCGGTTTTTGACGTCGCAGATTTTAAACCCAATAACATGCCACTTGAAAATCAAATGAACATTACCACATGCAG GTACCGAGACTACAGATATCCACCAAACCACGAGAGGAGGTATTCACACACCATGCAGTTCTGGCACATACTCGCTGCAAAAATGGCCTTTATCATTATTATGGAG CACGTGGTGTTCCTCGTCAAGTACTTTGTGGCCTGGATGATTCCCGACGTCCCGTCGGAGGTGAAGGCGCGGATCAAACGGGAAAAGTACCTGACCCAAAAAATCCTTCACGAGTATGAGCTGCTCAAGCTGAAAGAGAAGCTGTTCGAAAAAAACAACTGCGGGGAAGTGGAGAAGCAAGTTATGGCCACGGAAGGAAAAGTTCAGCTCTCCGAAGCGATGTAG